In Sinorhizobium mexicanum, the DNA window GTCATCGGACGTCACGTCATAGACAACGAAGCGCTGGGCCGACCCGAAGTGGGCATCGAGGCTTTTCATGTCTTGCGTGGCGATCGCGACGCGCAAGGCACCAGCTTGCCGTTGCGGTATCAGTGGGTACCGGTCAGCGGCGAGCGAAAGGCGACGAACGGAAGTCATCTGGCGTTTCTCATTTACGGAATGGATCGAGTGACTCGGGCCTTGGCGCGTGCTGGTTGGGCTGGAAGATGTTGGCAACATCGAAGATCAGGTCGCGCGTCCCCTGATAGAGGATCGTGAGCTTATGCTGGCTGCCGAGTCGGTCGAAGATCGGGAAACCGATGCGCATGAGCGGAATACCGAGGCGCTCGGCCGCCTGGCGTCCGTGCGAATGGGTGACGAGGAGATCAGCGCCCGCGGCAAGACCTTCGAGATCGCCAAGATCGCCGACCTGGACCTGTTCGGCCGGCACCTTCTTGAGAATTTTCGAGGTGCCGGTCGTGGTGACAGCCGCCGAGATTTCGGCGCCCATCCCGGTGAAGAAAGTCGCGAACTGGTAAAGCTGGTCCGGCTCGGCGGCGATGGCAATCTTTTTGCCGCCAAAATGAAGGTGTCCGTCGAGCAAGGCGTCCTGAAGCTGTGCGCGGCGACGGCGGATTATCGCTGGCGCTGGCGCACGGGAGATTGAAGAAAGCAGCGAGACGAAACGGTCTGTGTCCTTCAATCCTGTAAGGGAATGAAACAAGGCATAAGGCACTCCGGTCAGTCTTTGCAGCACCTCCGCCGGAGGGCGCATATGCTCGCCGATCGCGATGCATTGCACCGCCGTGCCAAGCTCCTGGATGTCCTTAACGCTGGTGCCGCCATAGGTGGTCGGCACCCAACGGTCGTCTGGCACCGTACCATCGAGCGAGCCGGAGAGGTCGGGCAGAATCACTGGCTTGAGGCCGAAGCTTTCCACCGTCTCGCGCAAAAGCGCGATGTCAGCGACCGTGAGGTTCCAGCCCGGCAGGATCGCAATCTTCTTCGACTGCCGAACCCGCTCACCACGCAGTGTAAGTCTTTGGATCAGGGCGGTGACCGCCCGGGCCCAACCCTCCTCAATCGCACCATGGAAATCCGGCGTGTTGGCCAGAACAATCTCCGTACCTGCGAGTTCTTTAGCGTGCATCATCTTGATGTTCGCGAGATCCCTTGCGAAATCCTCTCCACGGGTTTCCGCTAGCGCCGTCGTGCAGACCCCGATCAGTTTCGGGTTCGTGCGGGTCTTTAGATTGAGGATCGCTTCCTCCAGATGGTCCATGCCACCGAGGATCGTCGCCACCTCGTCCATCGCCGTGGTCTGCAAGGGAACGGCTTCCTTAAAGTGCCGCACGAGAAGTACCAGAGCAAAGCTGGTGCAGCCTTGGCTGCCGTGGAATAGCGGGATTGCACCATCGATCCCAAGGAAGGCGAGCGCGGCACCCAGCGGCTGCGAGGACTTTAGCGGATTGACCGCCGACGATTTGGTTTGGGGGAGGATGCCGCTCATCGGCTTTCCTCAACGCTCGCCAAAGCCGTCGGCTGTTGTGCGGATACTTTTTTTGACGGCGTGGACGGTCTCGGTTCCGCTCTGCGTACTTGGCAGTTCCTCCTCGACCGTAGGTTGGTAAATCCCACGGTGCGGGCTCCCGCACCTGGTGCCAGATTATGGGTTGTGTGAATGGCAAGGTCG includes these proteins:
- the nifN gene encoding nitrogenase iron-molybdenum cofactor biosynthesis protein NifN; this encodes MSGILPQTKSSAVNPLKSSQPLGAALAFLGIDGAIPLFHGSQGCTSFALVLLVRHFKEAVPLQTTAMDEVATILGGMDHLEEAILNLKTRTNPKLIGVCTTALAETRGEDFARDLANIKMMHAKELAGTEIVLANTPDFHGAIEEGWARAVTALIQRLTLRGERVRQSKKIAILPGWNLTVADIALLRETVESFGLKPVILPDLSGSLDGTVPDDRWVPTTYGGTSVKDIQELGTAVQCIAIGEHMRPPAEVLQRLTGVPYALFHSLTGLKDTDRFVSLLSSISRAPAPAIIRRRRAQLQDALLDGHLHFGGKKIAIAAEPDQLYQFATFFTGMGAEISAAVTTTGTSKILKKVPAEQVQVGDLGDLEGLAAGADLLVTHSHGRQAAERLGIPLMRIGFPIFDRLGSQHKLTILYQGTRDLIFDVANIFQPNQHAPRPESLDPFRK